The bacterium genome contains the following window.
CGGGATCGACCGGAGCGTCCGACTCGTCGAGGCGACTCCAGTCCCCGGAACCCACTGCCTCTCCATCCGTCGGGATCCCTACATAGAGTAACGATCCATGAGCCCCGTGGACAGAGGCATAGAGGCGTCAATGTCGCAACCCGGCAGCGGACTCCGGGTGTTCATCGACGATGAGTTCGTGGCGACCGCCGTGCTCAGATTCGACGTCGCGAGCCGGACCGCGTCCGCCATCAGGGACGTGCTCCCGCTGGAAGCAACCCTCATGCACATCACGTGCTCCGGCGAAGGAGTCTTCTTCCCCATCGACGCCGAGTTGGCGATCGACACGGTGCCGGGCGGGGCAGGATCCGACGGGGTCACGGATGAAGGGGTCGTCGTCCACGGCCTCCCGCTCGTCCACCCCGAGAACCTCACCGTGTACCTGTCGCAGGGCG
Protein-coding sequences here:
- a CDS encoding DUF3830 family protein gives rise to the protein MSPVDRGIEASMSQPGSGLRVFIDDEFVATAVLRFDVASRTASAIRDVLPLEATLMHITCSGEGVFFPIDAELAIDTVPGGAGSDGVTDEGVVVHGLPLVHPENLTVYLSQGDFVLTPDKACIIAYGRRCIVRSYVGDLPSNAFAYMRDPDGLDRLEILAKRTLKEGAKTIRLEPDTTR